The Kordia sp. SMS9 DNA window AGGTATTAATACCTTATCGTTTTCAAATAGTGCATATCAAACAGGCATTCAAACAGGATTGTTCAATACGATGGAATTAGAGAAGATTCAAGCAATTAATGATATTTATACCAAACAGCGATCTTACGAAGATTTTTCAAATATTATGCTGTCTGGATTGATTTCGATGGATTTTGACGAAAGCGATGCATCGGCGCGAAAAATAGCGATGTTTCTAACTATTTCTATGTCGGACATCGTGATTAAAGAACAACAGTTACTAAACAGTATCCAAAAAGCTTTATCTTTAATTAAATAATAAATGGTTCGTTTTTGAATCGATAAGCATACACTACTAATAGCAATTTACACATAAAATGATGTTTATAAACTCGTTCATTTGCAAAAAAATATAAAACATGGAAGAACAGTTACAATCCTCTTGGTCAAAACTTTTAGATAAACTTTCGGGCTGGGTAGATTCGGTCGTGTTAAATCTCCCAAATTTATTGATCGCCTTGCTGATCTTTATTTTTGCTTCTTGGATTTCGAGAAATTTACAGAGTTTAACCAATAGATATCTGAGAAAGCTTATCAAACAACCGTCTATCCGTGGATTGGTATCGAATGTTTTTTCGATTGTGATTATTGTTTTGGGACTTATTTTAGCACTTTCTGTATTAAATCTGGACGGAACGTTGAAATCTTTACTCGCAGGTGCAGGAGTTGCCGGTTTGGCAGTCAGTTTGGCACTACAAGGAACACTGTCTAATACCTTTTCGGGACTTTTCATTGCGATTAAGGATGAAATGAATATTGGCGATTGGGTAGAAACGAATGGATTTTCGGGGAAAGTTGTGGAAATAGATTTGCGAAACACCAAAATTAAGGAAGCCGATAATAACATTGTAGTCGTTCCAAACCGAATGATTATGGAGAATCCGTTTAAAAATTATGGTTTAACGAAGCGCATCCGCACCACCATTACCTGTGGTGTTGGCTACGAATCCGATTTGCGAAAGGTAAAAAAAGTATCCATAGAAGCCATTGAAAAGCTATATCCGCCCAATCGTGGTGAAAATATAGAGTTTTATTATACCGATTTTGGCAACAGTTCTATAGATTTCCTCCTGCGTTTTTGGGTAGATGCGCAAGAAAACTTGACTGCTTTGGAAGTGAAAAGTGAAGCGGTCATGACGATCAAAGAAACTTTTGACAAACATGGTATTAACATTCCGTTTCCGATTCGTACGGTTATTCAGCAAAATACGAATCAAGGTTCAAAAGAGGATTCCGAACAGTAGGGATCAGTAATGCAGGAACGTTTTGAAAGCTTACCATTGAATTGGAATGCGAATTGGTTTTTTACACGAAAAAAATACCTGTCCAGTTTTCGGTTGCAGGCAAAATTTCATCGTCGTTATTTTACTTCAAAATATTAAAAGATGAATTTTAAAGATTTACACCATCAAGAACAACCTGTATTAATTGGAAATGTTTGGGATGTTCCCAGTACTAAAATCGCTGAAAAACTCAACTTTCAAGCCATTGGCACTTCGAGTGCTGCCATTGCCAAGCTTTTGGGTTATAACGATGGTGAAGAAATGAAATTTTCCGAAATGGAGTATATGGTACAGCAAATTTCGCTTCACACAAAGATACCCTTGTCTGTCGATTTGGAAGCGGGCTACAGCCGAAATGCTTCAGAAATCGTCCATCATATTAAAAGACTTGCAGCACTCGGCGTTGTTGGAATCAATATAGAAGATAGTATTGTGAATGATAAGCGAGTGTTACTCGATGCGGAGCAATTTGCTAACACAATTTCTGAAATAAAGAAACAGCTTCAAGAAGAACAGATTGCTATTTTTGTCAATGTTCGAACAGATACTTTTATCCTACAAACAGCAAACATGCTTACAGAAACCAAAAGAAGGATTCAGTTGTATGAACATGCAGGTGCAGACGGAATTTTTGTTCCTTGCATTGAGAATGCACAAGACATTAAAGAAATTGTAACTTGCACACGGCTTCCGCTGAATGTGATGTGCATGCCCAAGCTTCCTAATTTTGATAACTTGGCTGCACTTGGCGTGAAACGAATTAGTATGGGGAATTTTCTGTTTGACAACATGTATCAACAACTGGAGAACACTACTGAAACCATTTTGAAACAACACTCTTTTACATCCATTTTTTAAGATGCGCATTACCGATCATAAAAAAATAGACACGTATTACAACGCTTTACTGGAGCGGAATTCGAATTTTGTGGGCATCTTTTTTGTGGGTGTAAAAACGACTTCTATTTTTTGCATTGCTACTTGCAGAGCGCGAAAACCTAAGAAAGAAAATGTAACGTTTTACACGACTTTTAAGGAAGCCTTAGACAATGGCTTTCGACCGTGCAAAGTGTGTAAACCTACCGAAAATACGAATGAAGCACCCGAACCTGTTGAAAAAGCAATGGCTTTGATAAAACAACATCCAAAAGCGAAAATAACAGATTTTCAATTGCGCCAACAAAACATCCGTCCCGAAGTCGTACGAAGATGGTTTAAAAAACATTATGGAATGACGTTTCAGGCGTATCAAAGAATGTATCGAATCAATACTGCTTTTCAAGAATTGAAACAAGGAAAAAAGACCACACATACTGCTTTTGACATGGGTTATGAATCGCTCAGTGGTTTTGGCTATACGTTTAAAAAACTCGTTGGACAATCGCCTCAAAAGAGCAAAGACCAAAACATCATTTTGATCAATCGGCTCACAACACCATTAGGACCGATGTTTATTTGTGCTACTGATAACGGCATTTGTTTGTTGGAGTTTGTGGATCGGCGTATGTTAGAAACCGAATTTCAAGATTTGCAACGACGCCTGAACGCCACCATCATTTTTGGAGAAAATACACATATACAACAAGGCAAAGAAGAAGTGAAAGCCTATTTTGAAGGTACGAGAAAAACATTTGACGTCGCCTTGGAAACACCTGGAACTGATTTTCAACGTCATGTGTGGAAGGCGCTACAACAAATTGATTATGGCACTACAACCACTTATCAACAGCAAGCCAAAAACATCGGGAATCCGAAAGCTGTTAGGGCTGTTGCTGCTGCCAATGGTTACAATCGGATTGCCATTATCATTCCT harbors:
- a CDS encoding mechanosensitive ion channel family protein codes for the protein MEEQLQSSWSKLLDKLSGWVDSVVLNLPNLLIALLIFIFASWISRNLQSLTNRYLRKLIKQPSIRGLVSNVFSIVIIVLGLILALSVLNLDGTLKSLLAGAGVAGLAVSLALQGTLSNTFSGLFIAIKDEMNIGDWVETNGFSGKVVEIDLRNTKIKEADNNIVVVPNRMIMENPFKNYGLTKRIRTTITCGVGYESDLRKVKKVSIEAIEKLYPPNRGENIEFYYTDFGNSSIDFLLRFWVDAQENLTALEVKSEAVMTIKETFDKHGINIPFPIRTVIQQNTNQGSKEDSEQ
- a CDS encoding isocitrate lyase/phosphoenolpyruvate mutase family protein, which codes for MNFKDLHHQEQPVLIGNVWDVPSTKIAEKLNFQAIGTSSAAIAKLLGYNDGEEMKFSEMEYMVQQISLHTKIPLSVDLEAGYSRNASEIVHHIKRLAALGVVGINIEDSIVNDKRVLLDAEQFANTISEIKKQLQEEQIAIFVNVRTDTFILQTANMLTETKRRIQLYEHAGADGIFVPCIENAQDIKEIVTCTRLPLNVMCMPKLPNFDNLAALGVKRISMGNFLFDNMYQQLENTTETILKQHSFTSIF
- a CDS encoding bifunctional transcriptional activator/DNA repair enzyme AdaA encodes the protein MRITDHKKIDTYYNALLERNSNFVGIFFVGVKTTSIFCIATCRARKPKKENVTFYTTFKEALDNGFRPCKVCKPTENTNEAPEPVEKAMALIKQHPKAKITDFQLRQQNIRPEVVRRWFKKHYGMTFQAYQRMYRINTAFQELKQGKKTTHTAFDMGYESLSGFGYTFKKLVGQSPQKSKDQNIILINRLTTPLGPMFICATDNGICLLEFVDRRMLETEFQDLQRRLNATIIFGENTHIQQGKEEVKAYFEGTRKTFDVALETPGTDFQRHVWKALQQIDYGTTTTYQQQAKNIGNPKAVRAVAAANGYNRIAIIIPCHRVIGKDGKMTGYGGGIERKMWLIRQEQTYLDVT